In one Neobacillus sp. CF12 genomic region, the following are encoded:
- a CDS encoding 8-oxo-dGTP diphosphatase encodes MQRVTNCVLIRDNQVLMLKKPRRGWWVAPGGKMEPGESVRDSCIREYREETGIYLKNPQIKGIFTFIMKENDQVLSEWMMFTFFANDSDGMRFDESDEGKLEWQQLDQLKNLPMAAGDYHIIDYMIHGNGIIYGTFTYTKDFQLISYRLDPS; translated from the coding sequence GTGCAGCGTGTCACCAATTGTGTATTAATTAGAGATAATCAAGTTTTGATGTTGAAAAAGCCGCGCCGTGGCTGGTGGGTAGCACCTGGCGGTAAAATGGAACCGGGTGAATCTGTTCGCGATTCCTGTATCCGTGAATACCGTGAAGAAACAGGAATCTACTTAAAAAACCCACAAATAAAGGGTATTTTTACGTTTATAATGAAAGAAAATGACCAAGTGTTATCTGAATGGATGATGTTTACCTTTTTTGCAAATGATTCTGATGGAATGAGGTTTGATGAATCAGATGAAGGTAAACTTGAATGGCAGCAGCTAGATCAACTAAAAAACCTGCCTATGGCGGCGGGAGACTATCATATTATCGATTACATGATTCATGGAAATGGGATTATTTACGGTACTTTTACTTATACCAAAGATTTTCAACTAATCAGTTATCGATTAGATCCAAGTTAA
- the hisH gene encoding imidazole glycerol phosphate synthase subunit HisH: MIGIVDYGMGNLFSVSKALERLKADYFISSDKAELLRADALLLPGVGSFRDAMEVLQVDTIKEFAASGKPLLGICLGMQLLFEDSDENGLTKGLGLLPGKVRRFAGTTGTGETYKVPHMGWNKLEFVNSSPLLEGLEEDYVYFVHSYYVSAENSEVLLAKANYHEEVSAVVGRDNIFGMQFHPEKSSKLGMALLNNFLKLVEERKAVR, encoded by the coding sequence ATGATTGGAATTGTCGATTATGGTATGGGCAATCTCTTTAGCGTCAGCAAGGCTCTTGAGCGGTTGAAAGCAGACTACTTTATATCTAGTGACAAAGCGGAACTTTTGCGTGCTGATGCATTACTTCTTCCTGGCGTTGGATCATTCCGGGATGCGATGGAGGTATTGCAGGTTGATACCATTAAGGAGTTTGCCGCAAGCGGAAAACCCCTTCTTGGCATTTGCCTAGGTATGCAGTTATTGTTTGAAGATAGTGATGAAAATGGCTTGACAAAGGGGCTTGGGCTATTACCTGGTAAAGTCCGCCGCTTCGCTGGAACAACAGGCACTGGTGAAACCTACAAAGTTCCTCATATGGGCTGGAATAAGCTTGAATTTGTAAATTCCTCTCCGTTATTAGAGGGATTAGAAGAAGATTATGTTTATTTCGTTCACTCTTACTATGTAAGTGCAGAAAATTCTGAGGTGCTGCTGGCAAAAGCCAATTACCATGAAGAGGTATCTGCAGTTGTTGGCCGAGATAATATATTTGGAATGCAATTTCATCCTGAAAAAAGCAGCAAGCTAGGAATGGCATTGCTGAATAATTTCTTGAAACTAGTTGAAGAAAGGAAGGCAGTACGATGA
- the hisIE gene encoding bifunctional phosphoribosyl-AMP cyclohydrolase/phosphoribosyl-ATP diphosphatase HisIE: MNIRFDEKGLVPAIVQDAETKEVLTLAYMNQESLTKTLETGETWFFSRSRQELWHKGATSGNTQSVVSVKYDCDQDAVLVLVQPKGPACHTGAVSCFSEGVVTERATSNLGDYQILQTLEQLIIEREKERPEGAYTTYLFEKGVDKILKKVGEEASEVIIAAKNRDTEELKWEAADLLYHLQVLLVEQGLPFTEVLKTLEERHKR; this comes from the coding sequence ATGAATATTCGCTTTGATGAGAAAGGGCTTGTACCTGCAATCGTACAGGATGCGGAAACAAAAGAGGTATTAACATTAGCCTATATGAATCAGGAATCACTGACAAAAACGTTAGAAACCGGGGAAACATGGTTTTTCAGCCGCTCTCGACAGGAGTTGTGGCATAAAGGCGCCACAAGCGGAAACACTCAGTCTGTTGTGAGCGTGAAATATGACTGTGATCAGGATGCAGTCCTTGTCCTCGTTCAGCCGAAGGGGCCAGCCTGTCATACAGGAGCCGTCAGCTGTTTCTCAGAAGGTGTTGTTACTGAAAGGGCGACCTCTAACCTTGGGGATTATCAGATTTTGCAAACATTAGAGCAGTTAATCATTGAGCGTGAAAAAGAGCGTCCAGAAGGGGCGTATACAACATACCTATTTGAAAAAGGCGTCGATAAAATCTTGAAAAAAGTCGGAGAAGAAGCCTCCGAAGTCATCATCGCCGCCAAAAACCGTGACACAGAAGAACTAAAATGGGAAGCCGCCGACCTCCTCTACCACCTGCAAGTACTACTAGTCGAACAGGGCCTGCCATTTACAGAGGTATTGAAAACCTTAGAAGAAAGACATAAACGATAA
- the rapZ gene encoding RNase adapter RapZ, producing MSTGSTNETQMVIITGMSGAGKTVAIQSLEDLGFFCVDNLPPTLLPKFLELMKESGNKMNKVALVMDLRGREFFDHLFKALDELAETSWVSPQILFLDADDSTLVRRYKETRRFHPLAQSGLPLEGIKLERELLDELKGRAQLIYNTSQMKPRELREKIITEFTTNNQSIFTVNVMSFGFKHGIPIDADLVFDVRFLPNPHYIDHMRPKTGLDEDVSSYVLKWNETHKFLEKVTDLLSFMLPHYKREGKAQLVIAIGCTGGQHRSVTLAEYLAKYFETDYKTLVSHRDIERRKDQTT from the coding sequence ATGAGTACCGGATCGACAAACGAAACGCAAATGGTCATCATAACGGGGATGTCAGGAGCCGGAAAAACGGTTGCTATCCAAAGTTTAGAGGATTTAGGCTTTTTCTGTGTAGATAATCTACCACCTACATTGCTTCCGAAATTCCTTGAACTTATGAAGGAATCTGGGAATAAAATGAATAAAGTGGCATTGGTAATGGATTTAAGGGGAAGAGAATTCTTTGATCATTTATTTAAAGCGCTTGATGAACTGGCCGAAACCTCATGGGTGAGCCCGCAAATCTTGTTCTTGGATGCAGATGACTCTACTTTAGTCCGCAGATATAAGGAAACTAGAAGATTTCATCCGCTGGCACAATCTGGTTTGCCATTAGAAGGAATCAAATTGGAGCGGGAACTTCTTGATGAATTAAAGGGTAGAGCGCAACTTATTTACAACACTTCACAAATGAAGCCGCGTGAATTACGTGAAAAGATTATTACAGAGTTTACCACGAATAATCAATCAATTTTTACTGTCAATGTCATGTCATTTGGGTTTAAGCATGGAATTCCAATCGATGCCGATCTAGTTTTTGATGTTCGTTTCCTGCCAAATCCTCATTATATTGATCACATGAGACCGAAGACAGGATTAGATGAAGATGTTTCTAGCTACGTTTTAAAATGGAATGAAACGCATAAATTCTTAGAGAAGGTTACGGATTTGCTTAGCTTTATGCTTCCCCATTATAAGCGGGAAGGAAAAGCGCAGCTTGTCATTGCAATAGGTTGTACCGGCGGGCAGCACCGCTCCGTTACGCTCGCAGAATATCTGGCTAAATACTTTGAAACTGATTACAAAACACTTGTTTCACATCGTGACATTGAGAGGAGAAAGGATCAGACAACATGA
- the trxB gene encoding thioredoxin-disulfide reductase, producing MSEEKIYDVIIAGAGPAGMTAAVYTSRANLSTLMIERGMPGGQMANTEDVENYPGFESILGPDLSTKMFEHAKKFGAEYAYGDIKEIIDNGDVKTVVAGSKQYKAYSVIISAGAEYKKVGVPGEKELSGRGVSYCAVCDGAFFKQKELYVIGGGDSAVEEGVYLTRFASKVTIVHRRDELRAQKILQDRAFANEKIDFIWNHTIKSINDKDGKVGSVTLVSTQNGEEQELPADGVFIYIGMIPLSKPFTNLGITNENGYIETNERMETKVPGIFAAGDIREKTLRQIVTATGDGSIAAQSAQHYVEELKEELKIKQ from the coding sequence ATGTCTGAGGAAAAAATTTATGATGTGATTATCGCTGGTGCTGGTCCTGCTGGGATGACAGCTGCTGTTTATACTTCTCGTGCGAACCTTTCTACGCTTATGATTGAACGTGGTATGCCTGGCGGGCAAATGGCAAACACGGAGGATGTTGAAAACTATCCAGGCTTTGAAAGTATCTTAGGTCCGGACTTATCAACGAAAATGTTTGAGCATGCGAAAAAATTTGGTGCTGAATATGCTTATGGTGATATTAAAGAAATTATAGACAACGGTGATGTTAAAACCGTTGTTGCAGGTTCAAAGCAATATAAAGCCTATTCTGTCATTATTTCTGCAGGTGCTGAATATAAAAAGGTTGGGGTACCAGGTGAAAAAGAACTTAGCGGCCGCGGGGTATCCTATTGCGCAGTTTGTGATGGAGCATTTTTTAAGCAAAAAGAATTGTATGTCATTGGTGGTGGAGATTCTGCAGTTGAAGAAGGAGTTTATTTAACTCGTTTTGCGTCTAAGGTAACGATTGTACATCGCCGTGATGAGCTGCGTGCCCAAAAAATCCTTCAAGACCGTGCATTTGCTAATGAAAAAATTGATTTTATCTGGAATCATACCATTAAGTCGATTAATGATAAGGATGGAAAAGTAGGCAGTGTTACACTTGTTTCCACTCAAAATGGAGAGGAACAGGAACTTCCTGCAGATGGTGTCTTTATTTATATCGGGATGATCCCACTTTCTAAACCATTCACAAACTTAGGAATTACCAATGAAAATGGCTATATCGAAACAAATGAACGAATGGAAACAAAGGTACCTGGAATTTTTGCAGCAGGGGATATTCGTGAAAAAACATTAAGACAAATTGTCACCGCTACTGGTGATGGAAGTATTGCTGCTCAAAGTGCTCAGCATTATGTAGAAGAATTAAAAGAGGAATTAAAGATTAAGCAGTAA
- a CDS encoding tetratricopeptide repeat protein — MVKDAKARIQKGKILSFVPNGEYYFTKGIKAYHRRDFKKAKKYLQRAMQLEPGEPMITCQLAIVSTELGEFENSNRLLHLILEDLDEEMAECHYFLANNYAHMGFFKDAYHHANMYLEMDPNGDFNEDTEDLLELLSFEAEGLEDELYEQDDLIIKQEQARDLLESGYFPKAIELLKDVVEAYPEYWSAYNNLALAYFYLGKAKKAESILDDVLERNPGNLHALCNRLVFAYYQGKTKAVARLIDSLRKIQPMLIDHQFKLGATFALIGEYESAYFWLKKLYKNGFQGDGPFYYWLSYSAYNTNHENFARNIWKVVLEHNPDKEGYEPWNVEKPIANGFEDHSGSIFQKLESDYIEERLFAIFLASVSGKTEEIFTSKRFYQNQKLTSLEKNYVSLVKSGTLSSIKDAQEIAEVLYEKHQPIGTIESGLYLMWFSVYVEISKTQTNLTNKRAWAGAMEYVWYKSSNEKVSQQEIAKRYDISPATIGKYVKLVTKHLN; from the coding sequence ATGGTTAAAGACGCGAAGGCAAGAATTCAAAAGGGAAAGATCCTGTCATTTGTCCCGAATGGGGAGTATTATTTCACGAAGGGTATTAAGGCATACCATCGCCGTGATTTTAAAAAAGCTAAAAAATATCTTCAACGGGCGATGCAGCTGGAGCCGGGTGAACCGATGATAACCTGTCAGCTTGCCATAGTGTCAACTGAACTTGGCGAGTTTGAAAATTCTAATCGACTCTTGCATTTAATCCTTGAAGATCTTGATGAAGAGATGGCTGAATGTCATTACTTTTTAGCAAATAATTATGCTCATATGGGTTTCTTTAAAGATGCATATCATCATGCTAATATGTATTTGGAAATGGACCCAAATGGTGATTTTAATGAAGATACAGAAGATCTTCTTGAGCTTCTTTCGTTCGAGGCGGAGGGGTTAGAAGATGAACTTTATGAACAGGATGACTTGATTATAAAACAAGAACAGGCACGTGATTTACTGGAATCAGGATATTTTCCAAAAGCCATAGAACTATTAAAGGATGTTGTGGAAGCCTACCCAGAATATTGGTCTGCTTATAACAACTTAGCGCTTGCATATTTTTATTTAGGTAAAGCTAAAAAAGCTGAATCCATTCTGGATGATGTATTAGAACGAAATCCTGGAAACCTACATGCATTATGCAATCGCCTTGTTTTTGCTTATTACCAAGGAAAAACGAAAGCTGTTGCACGATTAATAGATTCCTTAAGGAAAATTCAACCGATGCTCATTGACCATCAGTTTAAGCTGGGAGCAACCTTTGCATTAATTGGTGAATATGAGTCTGCATACTTTTGGCTGAAAAAGCTATATAAGAACGGTTTTCAAGGTGACGGTCCATTCTATTATTGGCTTTCCTACTCAGCTTATAATACAAACCACGAGAACTTTGCAAGAAATATTTGGAAAGTAGTCCTTGAGCATAACCCTGATAAAGAAGGCTATGAACCTTGGAATGTGGAAAAACCAATTGCGAATGGATTTGAAGATCACTCCGGTTCTATTTTTCAAAAACTAGAAAGTGATTATATTGAAGAACGTTTATTTGCGATATTCTTGGCTTCCGTTTCTGGAAAGACAGAAGAAATTTTCACTTCTAAGCGTTTTTATCAAAATCAGAAGCTTACCTCATTGGAAAAGAATTATGTTTCATTAGTAAAGTCAGGAACGCTGTCATCGATAAAAGATGCTCAGGAAATTGCTGAGGTTCTGTATGAAAAACATCAGCCAATCGGAACGATTGAATCAGGATTATATTTAATGTGGTTTTCTGTGTATGTAGAAATTTCTAAAACACAGACTAACTTAACTAATAAACGTGCTTGGGCTGGAGCGATGGAATATGTCTGGTACAAGTCAAGCAATGAAAAGGTATCACAGCAAGAAATTGCCAAGCGCTATGATATCTCACCAGCAACCATTGGGAAATATGTAAAGTTAGTGACCAAACACTTAAATTGA
- the hisA gene encoding 1-(5-phosphoribosyl)-5-[(5-phosphoribosylamino)methylideneamino]imidazole-4-carboxamide isomerase — protein MTLTIYPAIDMRGGNCVRLLQGDYDKETIYGDSPFDMAKRFASDGAEWIHMVDLDGAKDGHRVNDSFVIETARQLNVKVQIGGGIRSEEDILHYLEKGITRVIIGSIAVSNPEFAIEMIQKYGKQIVVGIDAKNGYVATHGWLTTSEVKAVELSKRFADAGAETFIFTDIATDGTLSGPNIAAVCEMAEVTGKTVIASGGVSSLADLRALHTEGVKGAIVGKALYENRFTLKEALDEVRK, from the coding sequence ATGACACTTACCATTTATCCAGCGATTGATATGCGCGGCGGGAATTGCGTACGCCTTCTCCAAGGGGATTATGATAAAGAAACGATTTATGGTGATTCACCTTTTGATATGGCAAAGCGGTTTGCTTCAGATGGCGCAGAATGGATCCATATGGTTGACCTCGACGGAGCAAAAGATGGCCATCGGGTTAATGACTCCTTTGTGATTGAAACAGCCAGACAGTTGAATGTAAAAGTGCAAATTGGCGGGGGGATTCGATCTGAAGAGGATATCCTTCATTACTTAGAAAAAGGAATTACCCGCGTCATTATTGGAAGCATCGCTGTTTCAAATCCTGAGTTTGCTATAGAGATGATTCAGAAATATGGAAAGCAAATTGTTGTAGGGATTGATGCGAAAAATGGCTATGTGGCTACCCATGGCTGGCTTACTACTTCAGAAGTTAAGGCAGTAGAACTGAGTAAACGCTTTGCAGACGCTGGTGCCGAGACGTTTATTTTTACCGATATTGCTACGGATGGAACCTTATCTGGTCCTAATATTGCTGCAGTCTGCGAAATGGCTGAAGTGACAGGGAAAACAGTCATAGCCTCTGGGGGGGTTAGCAGTTTAGCAGATTTGCGCGCTCTACATACAGAAGGGGTAAAAGGAGCAATCGTCGGGAAAGCCCTTTATGAGAACCGCTTCACATTGAAGGAAGCACTGGATGAGGTGAGAAAATGA
- a CDS encoding tyrosine-type recombinase/integrase, translated as MKRRTSVNNVNTQKVLETITAEPQQASSYRIAVTEFLKHCRIKGLAPDTVKFYHKELKQTGRGFAEITAPLADLRKFKTSHVEDFIEYQQELGRAVNTINARLRAGRTFFNFCLRKGYVDKNPYDGVQQLRKRHEVGATYSKRQLKKLLDAPDVTTFIGLRDLAIMLTFAHTGIRLTELISLRIQDVSFDGKGAINVQRAKNRYARRIPLTGRLKTVLGAYIEERGVLNTDALFINVENQPIGPRAIQDRMKIYGEQTGVIDEVKVNPHAFRRTFCRLKVEAGTNIFVLQRLSGHQSLEILRRYVEIYGRDLEEAIEKGLDGV; from the coding sequence ATGAAACGCAGAACATCAGTCAACAACGTCAATACGCAAAAAGTATTAGAAACAATTACCGCTGAGCCGCAGCAGGCTTCCAGTTATCGGATTGCTGTTACGGAATTTTTAAAGCATTGCAGAATCAAAGGGCTCGCGCCTGATACCGTTAAATTTTATCATAAGGAACTAAAGCAGACCGGTCGAGGATTCGCTGAGATTACGGCACCTCTGGCAGACTTGCGGAAGTTTAAAACAAGCCACGTCGAGGACTTTATCGAGTATCAGCAAGAACTAGGACGCGCTGTTAATACGATCAATGCACGTCTACGTGCAGGCCGAACGTTCTTTAACTTTTGTCTGCGTAAAGGGTACGTCGATAAAAATCCGTATGATGGCGTTCAGCAGCTACGCAAACGGCACGAAGTAGGGGCAACGTATTCCAAGCGTCAGTTAAAAAAGTTACTCGATGCGCCTGATGTTACGACATTCATCGGCCTACGTGACCTGGCGATTATGCTGACGTTTGCTCATACCGGTATTAGATTAACGGAGCTCATTTCCTTACGCATCCAGGACGTCAGTTTTGACGGTAAAGGTGCGATTAATGTACAACGTGCTAAGAATCGTTATGCGCGTCGTATACCGCTAACAGGACGCTTAAAGACTGTGTTAGGTGCGTATATAGAGGAACGCGGTGTTCTAAATACTGACGCGCTATTTATTAACGTAGAAAATCAGCCTATCGGTCCGCGAGCCATACAAGACAGGATGAAGATATACGGTGAGCAGACTGGTGTAATCGACGAGGTAAAAGTTAATCCGCACGCATTCAGGCGGACATTCTGCCGATTAAAGGTCGAGGCTGGTACGAATATATTTGTATTGCAGCGTTTAAGCGGACATCAATCGCTAGAAATTCTGCGGAGATATGTTGAGATATACGGAAGAGATTTAGAGGAAGCGATAGAAAAAGGATTAGATGGAGTATAA
- the clpP gene encoding ATP-dependent Clp endopeptidase proteolytic subunit ClpP yields the protein MNLIPTVIEQTNRGERAYDIYSRLLKDRIIMLGSGIDDHVANSIVAQLLFLEAENPEKDISIYINSPGGSITAGMAIYDTMQFIKPDVQTICIGMAASMGAFLLAAGTKGKRYALPNAEVMIHQPLGGAQGQATEIEIAAKRILFLREKLNGILSERTGQPLEVIQKDTDRDNFMTAERAKEYGLVDHIITRSLAEEKKDK from the coding sequence ATGAATTTGATTCCTACAGTTATTGAACAAACAAACCGTGGAGAGAGAGCTTACGATATCTATTCTCGTTTGTTAAAAGACCGAATTATTATGCTTGGCAGTGGTATTGATGATCATGTAGCTAACAGCATTGTTGCACAATTACTATTCCTAGAAGCTGAAAATCCTGAAAAGGATATATCCATTTATATCAACAGCCCAGGCGGTAGTATCACAGCTGGTATGGCCATCTATGATACTATGCAGTTCATTAAGCCAGATGTACAAACAATCTGTATTGGTATGGCTGCATCAATGGGTGCATTCTTACTTGCTGCTGGTACAAAAGGTAAGCGTTATGCTTTACCAAATGCCGAAGTAATGATTCACCAGCCACTAGGCGGAGCACAAGGTCAAGCAACTGAAATTGAAATTGCAGCAAAGCGTATTCTATTCCTTCGTGAAAAATTGAATGGAATCTTATCAGAGCGCACTGGTCAGCCTTTAGAAGTAATCCAAAAAGACACCGACCGCGATAACTTCATGACAGCAGAAAGAGCAAAAGAATACGGTCTAGTAGATCATATCATCACAAGAAGCCTTGCAGAAGAAAAGAAAGATAAATAA
- the hisF gene encoding imidazole glycerol phosphate synthase subunit HisF — protein MTLTKRIIPCLDVKEGRVVKGIQFVQLRDAGDPVELARFYDEQGADELVFLDISASVEGRKTMVEVVKAVASELAIPFTVGGGINSLEDMKRILRAGADKVSLNTAAVLNPELISEGAGYFGTQCIVVAIDAKYDEEIGTWRVYTHGGRTSTERKVIEWAKEAAQLGAGEILLTSMDSDGEKNGFDLELTKAVSEAVSIPVIASGGAGNARHFEEAFVNGKADAALAASIFHYKETSVHEVKGYLQEKGVTVR, from the coding sequence ATGACGCTGACAAAACGAATCATCCCTTGTCTTGATGTTAAAGAAGGAAGAGTGGTTAAAGGAATTCAATTTGTACAACTTCGAGATGCAGGAGACCCGGTTGAATTGGCTCGATTTTATGATGAGCAAGGAGCGGATGAACTCGTCTTCCTTGATATTTCAGCTTCCGTTGAAGGACGAAAAACGATGGTTGAGGTGGTAAAGGCAGTTGCTTCTGAACTGGCGATTCCATTTACAGTAGGTGGCGGGATTAATTCTTTGGAGGATATGAAACGAATCTTGCGTGCTGGCGCTGACAAGGTTTCCTTAAATACAGCAGCGGTTTTGAATCCCGAACTGATCTCTGAAGGAGCAGGCTACTTTGGAACACAGTGCATTGTGGTTGCGATCGATGCGAAGTATGATGAAGAAATCGGTACATGGCGTGTTTACACACACGGCGGCCGGACATCAACGGAACGGAAAGTGATTGAATGGGCAAAAGAAGCAGCACAATTAGGTGCTGGTGAAATTTTGCTAACGAGTATGGATAGTGATGGAGAGAAAAATGGCTTTGACCTTGAGTTGACAAAAGCAGTTAGTGAGGCTGTAAGTATTCCGGTCATTGCTTCAGGCGGTGCTGGGAACGCTCGTCATTTTGAAGAGGCATTTGTAAATGGGAAAGCCGATGCAGCCCTTGCGGCTTCCATTTTTCATTATAAAGAAACATCCGTTCATGAAGTGAAGGGATATTTGCAAGAGAAGGGAGTGACTGTTCGATGA
- a CDS encoding HPr family phosphocarrier protein, which produces MVEKQVEVKLKTGLQARPAALFVQEANRFSSDIFLEKDGKKVNAKSIMGLMSLAVGSGVVVNIVADGDDEEKAVVALSNFVQNEN; this is translated from the coding sequence ATGGTAGAGAAACAAGTAGAAGTTAAATTGAAAACGGGTCTTCAAGCACGACCTGCAGCATTATTTGTTCAGGAGGCTAACCGTTTTTCTTCTGATATTTTTTTAGAGAAAGATGGTAAGAAAGTTAATGCGAAAAGTATTATGGGTCTTATGAGTTTAGCAGTCGGTTCAGGTGTGGTTGTTAATATTGTTGCTGACGGCGATGATGAAGAAAAAGCGGTTGTAGCACTATCTAATTTTGTTCAAAATGAAAATTAA
- the whiA gene encoding DNA-binding protein WhiA, with product MSFASETKKELTNLEIKPCCIQAELSALIRMNGSMSFSNRKLIVDIQTENAAIARRIYTLIKKSYDVPVELLVRKKMRLKKNNVYIVRLSQRAKEILEDMKILGEGFTFIHDIASDLVKKKCCKRSYLRGAFLAGGSVNNPETSSYHLEVASLYKEHNESLCELMNKFGLNSKTLERKKGYITYLKEAEKITEFLNIIGAVNALLRFEDVRIVRDMRNSVNRLVNCETANLNKTIGASIRQVENIRYINETVGLHILPEKLREIAELRLHYTDVTLKELGEMVTGGTISKSGINHRLRKIDEIADKLRVGELAPRK from the coding sequence ATGTCTTTCGCTTCGGAAACGAAAAAAGAATTAACGAATTTGGAAATAAAGCCATGCTGCATACAAGCAGAACTTTCTGCGCTCATACGGATGAATGGTTCTATGTCCTTTTCCAACCGTAAGTTAATTGTGGATATTCAGACTGAAAATGCAGCTATAGCCAGAAGGATTTATACGTTAATTAAAAAGAGCTATGATGTACCTGTTGAATTGCTTGTTCGAAAAAAAATGCGATTGAAAAAGAACAATGTTTACATTGTCCGATTATCGCAACGGGCTAAGGAAATACTTGAGGATATGAAAATCCTTGGTGAAGGATTTACCTTCATCCATGATATAGCCAGTGATCTTGTGAAAAAGAAATGTTGTAAACGTTCTTATTTACGTGGTGCTTTTCTTGCTGGGGGTTCTGTAAATAACCCGGAAACATCGTCCTATCATTTGGAAGTTGCTTCGCTTTATAAGGAACATAACGAATCCTTATGCGAATTAATGAATAAATTTGGTCTTAATAGCAAGACTCTTGAACGCAAAAAAGGATATATTACTTACTTAAAAGAAGCAGAGAAAATTACCGAGTTTTTAAATATCATTGGTGCCGTCAATGCACTTCTGCGCTTTGAAGATGTGCGAATTGTACGAGATATGAGGAATTCGGTCAATCGATTGGTTAATTGTGAAACTGCGAACTTAAATAAGACCATCGGTGCTTCTATCCGCCAGGTTGAAAATATTCGTTATATAAACGAAACGGTTGGGTTGCATATATTACCTGAGAAGTTAAGAGAAATTGCTGAACTCCGTCTCCATTATACGGATGTAACCCTAAAAGAATTAGGGGAGATGGTTACTGGAGGCACGATTAGTAAATCAGGAATTAATCATCGGTTAAGGAAGATAGATGAAATCGCCGACAAATTACGTGTAGGTGAATTAGCTCCAAGAAAATAG
- a CDS encoding YvcK family protein, whose translation MSDLGQPRIVIIGGGTGLPVLLRGLKQYPVDITAIVTVADDGGSSGRLRDDLQIPPPGDIRNVLAALSDVEPLVEEMFQHRFKTSNELSGHSLGNLILAAMTSITGNFVHAIQEMSKVLNVRGKVLPAANQSVVLHAEMEDGTVVSGESKIPYSGKKIKKVFLTPKMIRPLPESIQAIRQADLIIIGPGSLYTSILPNLLVPRLGEEVCKSHAKKVYICNLMTQAGETHGFTASDHVKAIYDHMACAFMDTILVNDKEIPEDIQLRYNEELANPVNYDLDRIFELGLEVVHADIAVQENGALRHDPKKVAKILYNLLVSETKKRYEA comes from the coding sequence ATGAGCGATTTAGGACAGCCACGAATCGTCATCATTGGCGGGGGGACAGGATTGCCTGTTTTATTACGGGGATTAAAACAATATCCAGTTGATATTACTGCCATTGTGACGGTTGCCGATGATGGCGGCAGTTCAGGAAGGCTCCGTGATGACCTGCAAATTCCACCGCCTGGAGATATCCGAAATGTGTTAGCAGCGTTATCCGATGTTGAACCACTTGTAGAAGAGATGTTTCAACATCGCTTTAAGACTTCCAATGAATTATCTGGACATTCACTCGGCAATTTAATCTTGGCTGCAATGACATCGATTACAGGGAATTTTGTTCATGCCATTCAAGAAATGAGCAAGGTCTTAAATGTCCGAGGAAAGGTTCTGCCAGCAGCTAACCAAAGTGTTGTGCTTCACGCTGAAATGGAGGACGGGACAGTAGTATCTGGTGAATCAAAAATTCCTTATTCAGGGAAAAAAATTAAGAAGGTTTTCTTAACACCAAAGATGATTCGTCCACTCCCAGAATCGATTCAAGCAATTAGACAAGCGGATTTAATTATTATTGGACCTGGCAGTCTCTATACAAGTATTTTGCCTAATTTACTTGTTCCAAGATTAGGTGAAGAGGTATGTAAGTCACATGCTAAAAAGGTGTATATCTGCAATTTGATGACACAAGCTGGTGAAACACATGGATTCACAGCGAGTGATCATGTTAAAGCCATTTATGACCATATGGCATGTGCCTTTATGGATACCATCCTTGTTAATGACAAAGAAATCCCTGAAGATATTCAACTCCGCTACAACGAAGAACTGGCGAATCCTGTGAACTATGACCTAGACCGCATTTTTGAGCTTGGACTTGAAGTGGTTCATGCTGATATTGCTGTCCAGGAGAATGGCGCACTCAGACATGACCCAAAAAAGGTTGCCAAAATATTATATAATTTACTCGTAAGTGAAACCAAAAAGAGGTATGAAGCGTAA